The following DNA comes from Chryseobacterium gallinarum.
AATACAAAAAAAAACACACTTTTAATCCGTGTATTTTAAAAAGAAATTTTTCTACCCAAACGCTTGTTAGCCATAAAAAAAATACTATAAATTTATCTAATAAATAAAAAAAATGGCAAATTATTACTTAATTGAAAATCAGAATTAATCCTTTTACCCCGGTATTAAGTCCATATTTTTATTGAGCAAAGACACATTATTAGGGCAGGGTAAAAATCTTTGAATAAACAGATTACCAGATGAACTGCCCCGTATTTTTTGAAAAGATTAGCTTAGACATAAAAAAATTGCACTTTTTTTCAAAAGTGCAATTTAATATTTAAATAATACCGGAGTACATTAATGTTTTACCGAAGAAACATCTTCCGGATTATGTTTATGCCTGAATAATACTGCAAAAAAGAGGGCCAGCACCAATGCATAAATGGCAAAGGAAAGCCATATCTGATGCCAGTCTTTTACCATCACCACCGAAGAAAGTGTTCCATCGGAATTTACCATAGCATTAAAGCTTGTTTTCAGGATTTCCAGGAATGTAGGGTTATCTGGTGTAGTTTCTAAATAAGCGGATAAATCTGAAGCAGTAGTAAATTTATGGGTAAAGAATTTATCAATAGCCCAACCTGCTATATAGCTTCCGAAAACCGCCCCGAATCCATTGGTCATCATCATAAATAACCCTTGTGCGGAAGAACGGATATTTTTATCTGTTGTTGTCTCTACGAAAAGCGATCCGGAAATATTAAAGAAGTCAAAAGCCATCCCATATACAATACACGAAAGAATGATTAAAGACAGACCAAATCCTTCCGGGACACCATAAGCAAAAAATCCAAATCTTAATACCCATGCCAGCATAGACATCAGCATTACTTTTTTTATTCCGAATTTTTTCAGGAAGAAAGGGATTGCCAGAATAAACAGGGTTTCAGATACCTGGGAAATAGACATAATGATCGTAGATCTCTGTACTACAAATGAATCAGCATATTTGGGAAACTGTGCAAATTCACTTAAAAAGACGTCACCATAAGCATTGGTCAGCTGAAGTGCTGCTCCTAAAAGCATCGAAAATAAGAAGAATAACGCCATCTTATAGTTTCCAAAAAGCTTGAACGCGTTTAATCCTAATTGTTCTGATAGTGGGGCGTCTTTATCAATTAACTTTTGTGGAGGACATTTAGGCAATGTGAGGGCGTAAATTCCCAGGAATATAGCTACAGCACCCCCGATGTAAAATTGTCCTTCTGTTGCCTTGTTTCCACTAAGGTTGGTAATCCACATGGCTACAATAAAGCCTATGGTTCCCCACACACGAATTGGCGGAAAATCCTTTACCACATCCATATTATTGTTTTTCAGGATTGTGTATGAGATCGAATTGGCAAGAGCAATAGTCGGCATATAGAAACACATGGCAACAAGCATTATCGAAAAGAAAGAATTGGGATCTGCAGAATGGGGTAATATGAAAAGAATAACTCCATAAAGGATATGTAAAACTGAAAATATACGCTCAGCGTTTACCCAACGGTCGGCGATAATTCCAGTGATGGTTGGCATAAAAATGGAGGCAATTCCCATGGTTCCGAAAACAGCTCCAAACTGTGTTCCTTCCCAGTGTTTAGTACCAAACCAGAAGTTTGCCATCGTAATCAGCCATGCTCCCCACACAAAAAACTGGAGAAAACTGAGGATGGTCAGTCGTAATTTTAAATTCATAGTTTATATAAAAAGTATCTCTTAGTCAATTTTCTTTTTCCTCCTCTTGATTTCTTCCTGAATTTCAAGGGCAGTATCGTAGTCTTCCTCTTTAACGGCTTCATCAAGCAGTTTCTGAAGTTCTTCCATGGAAAGGGATTTCAGGCTGTCTTCCGTTTGTATGGTTTCTGAGAAAGATTGTTCTTCTTTTGAAACATCTTCCAGTTCCAGTAAAATTCCTGCTTCATTCAAAACCTGCTGTGTAGTGAAAATAGGG
Coding sequences within:
- a CDS encoding nucleoside permease, with the translated sequence MNLKLRLTILSFLQFFVWGAWLITMANFWFGTKHWEGTQFGAVFGTMGIASIFMPTITGIIADRWVNAERIFSVLHILYGVILFILPHSADPNSFFSIMLVAMCFYMPTIALANSISYTILKNNNMDVVKDFPPIRVWGTIGFIVAMWITNLSGNKATEGQFYIGGAVAIFLGIYALTLPKCPPQKLIDKDAPLSEQLGLNAFKLFGNYKMALFFLFSMLLGAALQLTNAYGDVFLSEFAQFPKYADSFVVQRSTIIMSISQVSETLFILAIPFFLKKFGIKKVMLMSMLAWVLRFGFFAYGVPEGFGLSLIILSCIVYGMAFDFFNISGSLFVETTTDKNIRSSAQGLFMMMTNGFGAVFGSYIAGWAIDKFFTHKFTTASDLSAYLETTPDNPTFLEILKTSFNAMVNSDGTLSSVVMVKDWHQIWLSFAIYALVLALFFAVLFRHKHNPEDVSSVKH